The genomic DNA CGGCGAGCGCTTTCCAGACGGCCTCTGAACACGGCCACGCACGACCCCGATGCTGCCCGGCACGCCCGTTCTCGACGCCCCGGATCCGCGCTCGGCACGCCCCCGCGCCCGCGCACCCTGCGCGCTACGCACGCGAACCCGTGTGCGCGCCCCGCGCACGTCGCGCTAAGTACTATTGACGCTACTGTGCGTAGGTCCGATGCTTCGCGGCCAGCGCTGCTCCGCAGCGAGTCAGGCGCCCGTCGCCACGAACCGGCGGGCGCGATGGACGGTACGGATGGGAGGCGGGGCGTGGGTGAGGCAACCGGCGGGTACCAGGCACGGCTGGGGCAGCGGCTCCGTTCGATCCGTCGCCAGCAGGCGCTGAGCCTGCAACAGGTCGAGCAGCGCAGCGGCGGACGCTGGAAGGCGGTTGTGGTCGGCGCCTACGAGCGAGGTGATCGCGCCATTTCGACAGCCAAGCTGGCGGAGCTCGCGGGCTTCTACGGGGTCCCACCTTCTGAACTGGTCGCTCAGCCACCGACACGCTCGGCTGCTGACCAGCCGTCTGGCCGCGGCCGGATGGTGATCGACCTCACCCGGCTCTCGGATGAGCGGCTCGGCGACGATTACGGGGCGATCTCACGCTACGCCTCGACCATCCAGCTGCGGCGCGGCGACTACAACGGCCGGGTGCTGACCATGCGTGACGGTGACGTGTGGTCCCTGGCCGCCATGATGGGAGTCTCCTCCGGGGAGCTGCTCCAAAGACTCACCGAGGACGGGGTGCTCCCTCCACGTGAGGATCCCGTCGGGGCCTGACGCACGGCTGATCGCCCGGCAGCATGCTGCATCGACCACCGTCCGTTTGGCGTAGTCTGGGAAGCGCGGCGCGGGGCCAGCGACTCAGGACGTGCACGCGCGTCATCGCGTCGACGGCCGTGCCGCGCTACCGGGAGCCAGCAGCGTGGACGCAGAGCACTACCAGATCGAACTCGGCAAGCGGCTACGCGCGATCCGTCAGCAGCAGGATCTCACGCTTCAGCAGGTCGAGGATCGCAGCGAGGGCAAGTGGAAGGCGGTGGTGGTCGGCGCCTACGAGCGCGGCGACCGGGCCATCTCCGCCGCCAAGCTCGCCAACCTCGCCGACTTCTACGGCGTGCCGGTGGCCGAACTGCTCCCCGAGGCGCCGACCGAGCAGGTCAGCGCCGGCGACGTTCCCCGCGGCCGTCGGGTCGTCCTCGACCTCACCCGGCTGTCGGACCAGGACGTCGACCCGTCACTGCGCCCCGTGACCCGGTACGCGACCACCATCCAGCTGCAACGCGGTGACTACAACGGTCGGGTGCTGACGCTCCGTGAAGACGACGTCCGGGCGCTGGCGGTCGCCTTGGGGCTGACCGCAGAAGGACTCATCGCACGCCTCGGTGAGCAGGACATCCTCGCCCGTACGTGAACCCACACCGGGTCCGCAGGAGCTTGCGTCGTGCAGCAGCGGATCGAGTCCTCCCCTGCCGGCCGCGTCGTGCTGTCGGCGTTCCTGGTGCTCGTCGTGGCTGCCGTGGTCGTCACCGGCGTCCCGGGGTCCGTCGTGCCCCAGGGCGAGCGCTGGGCCCGACCGGTCGTCGAGGTCACCGGCCTCGACCAGAACTGGGAGGTCTTCGCCCCTGATCCGCGTCGTGTGACCGTGGCCTTCGAGGCGCGGATCGAGTACGCCGATGGCACCACGACCGTGTGGCGACCACCCGACGACGGACCGGCGCTGGGCACCTACCGGCGCTACCGGTGGCGGAAGTGGGTCGAGAACGTCCGTGCCGACGCCTTCGCCGGGGTGCTGTGGGAGCCGACTGCCCGGTGGCTGATGCGGATGCACGACGCTCCGCAGCGCCCGGTGCGGCGGGTGACGCTGGTCCGACGGTGGGTCGCGATCACACGACCCGGCACCGCGAGCCCCGAGCCCTCGTGGAAGGAGGAGGGCTTCTACGTCATGGAGTCGAGCGAGGTGTGAGCGGTTGCCCGGGAGCCGCCGGAGCCGGGACGTGAGCGGTCGCCTGGGAGCCGCGTGGGGCACGTGGACACGGTTCTGGTTCGAACCGGTCTCCACCTCCACGCTCGCGCTGGTCCGTGTGGGGTTCGGCCTGGTCCTGACCGGGTGGACGCTGTCGCTGGCCGCGGACCTGCGCGCCTTCTTCGGGCCCGGCGGATCGCTCGCTGCGCCCCCGTCCGCACCGTGGCGTTGGGGGCTGCTCCACGTCGCCAACACCGATGCCGCGGTCGTCGCCCTGTGGACGCTCCTGCTCGTCTCGGCGGTGGCGCTCACGGGCGGGGCGGGCACACGGGTCGCCGCCGTCGTCGCGTGGGTCGCGGTCCTGTCGTTGCAGCGGCGCAATCCCTACGTCTTCAACTCCGGCGACGTGCTCGTCCGCCAACTCAGCTTCCTCCTCGCGTTGGCTCCGGCCGGGGCGGCACTGTCGGTCGATCGCTTCGTGCGACACCGCGACCGGTTCCTCGACCATCCCCGGCGGGCAGCCTGGCCTGTTCGCCTGATCCAGCTCAACCTCGCGTTCGGCTACGTCGTGTCGGTGTCGGCCAAGCTGAGCGGTGAGACGTGGACGGGCGGGACCGCCGTCGGGTACGTCTTGCGGATCGGCGACCTGCAGCGCTTCGCCGTCCCTGACCTGCTCCTCGACCAGCCCGTCGTGGTGACCCTGCTGACGTGGGGTGCGCTCGCGACGGAACTGGCGGTCGCGGTTCTGGTGTGGAACCGGCGGCTGCGCCCCGTGGTCCTGCTCCTCGGCGCGGTGATGCACGTCGCGATCGATCTGACGATCGAGGTCGGTTTCTTCAGCTACGCGGTGCTGGTGAGCTACCTCGCGTTCGTCCCGCCGGAGGCCGCCGACCGGGCCATCGCCTGGGTGTCCGACCGGTTCCGACGATCGGCCACGTCCGTCCGGGCGGCTACGGACTGTACTTGAGTTCATCCGCTGCGTGACATGTGGACTAGTCCGTGTTACACTCCGTATCAGGGAAGTGACGACGTGCGGTCCGCAACCTGGTCGCCTGGACCGACACCGAGCGAGTGGCGAACCCGACCCCGTGGCGGAGCCAGCCGGCACCGCCCAGCGACGGTCGTCAACTCGAGGTGCAAAGTGATCCCCACACCGAAGCGGTCGGTCACCGCCGGACGGCTCGCACTGGTCGCCTTCCTCGCCGTCGCTCTGGCGGCTTTCCTCCTGCAGCCAGCCGCGGCTGCTTCCAAGGACCGGGCGACGGGCCAGGACAAGGCGCAACGCGCGCAGGTGACGGAGGACAACGACGACGACGGTTTCCCCAACTGCCCGGATCCGCTCGGTGACGCTGACAACCGCCACCCGTCGGGGAAGGACAAGCACTGCGAGAGTGGCAGGTCCGGGAACCAGGGCGGCGCGGCGCACGATCCCGACGACGACGGGCGCGGTCCCGACCGCGGCACGGGCGGACGTGACCAGCCGGGCGGCACCGGCGGTGTGGACCTGCTCGACCAGGATGGCAACAACGGGTGCGGCAACGACGACGACTTCGAGGACGACAACGAAGGCTGGTGCGGTCGCAACCCGGCACGGCAGGATCAGCGGGCCAAGGACGAGCGCAAGCAGCCTGCGGTGAAGCAGCCGGCGAAGAAGCAGCCTGCCGTGAAGCAGCCGGCGAAGAAGCAGCCGGCGAAGAAGCGGCCTGCCGTGGAGCAGCCGGCGAAGAAGCGGCCTGCCGTGGAGCAGCCGGCGAAGAAGCAGCCGGCGAAGAAGCAGCTGCCCGCGGAGCAGGAGAGGCAGGAGCAGGTCACGCCGCCGACCCAGCAACCGCAACACGACGTCCAACCTCCACAGTCCCCGGTCGAGGACAAGGTGCAGGCCACGCAGCAATCTGCCGGCGCCGCACCGCAGACCGCCGTGCTCGGATTGCGGATCGAGGGCCCCGCCGGTCGGACCAACGTGGAGGCGGCTCTCCCTGGGGCCTCCGACGAGGTTCAGGTGCTCGGCGTGACGCTGCGGCGCGTCCCGGCTGCCGCGGACATCGGGCAGATCCAGGCCGCCGAGACCTCCGGGCACGTCCATGCCGCCGCGGCGCCGGGGGCTCTGGCTCGCACCGGCGCTGACGTCCCGTTCGTCCTGGTCCTCGGGTTGGTCCTCGTCCTGGTCGGGGCCGGCGCGGTCGGGTTCGCGCAGCGGTACTGACCAGCGGAGCCGCTAGCCGCTACGGGAGGTCCCGCCCCGGACCGCACACCGTTCGCACGTCGCCGGCTACCCGACGCCCGGACCCGACGACATCACCCCGTCCGGACCGCCCGGTGACGAGGCTGGTTCCTCGGCAGCCACG from Actinomycetota bacterium includes the following:
- a CDS encoding transcriptional regulator, which produces MDGTDGRRGVGEATGGYQARLGQRLRSIRRQQALSLQQVEQRSGGRWKAVVVGAYERGDRAISTAKLAELAGFYGVPPSELVAQPPTRSAADQPSGRGRMVIDLTRLSDERLGDDYGAISRYASTIQLRRGDYNGRVLTMRDGDVWSLAAMMGVSSGELLQRLTEDGVLPPREDPVGA
- a CDS encoding transcriptional regulator; the protein is MELGKRLRAIRQQQDLTLQQVEDRSEGKWKAVVVGAYERGDRAISAAKLANLADFYGVPVAELLPEAPTEQVSAGDVPRGRRVVLDLTRLSDQDVDPSLRPVTRYATTIQLQRGDYNGRVLTLREDDVRALAVALGLTAEGLIARLGEQDILART
- a CDS encoding HTTM domain-containing protein — protein: MSGRLGAAWGTWTRFWFEPVSTSTLALVRVGFGLVLTGWTLSLAADLRAFFGPGGSLAAPPSAPWRWGLLHVANTDAAVVALWTLLLVSAVALTGGAGTRVAAVVAWVAVLSLQRRNPYVFNSGDVLVRQLSFLLALAPAGAALSVDRFVRHRDRFLDHPRRAAWPVRLIQLNLAFGYVVSVSAKLSGETWTGGTAVGYVLRIGDLQRFAVPDLLLDQPVVVTLLTWGALATELAVAVLVWNRRLRPVVLLLGAVMHVAIDLTIEVGFFSYAVLVSYLAFVPPEAADRAIAWVSDRFRRSATSVRAATDCT